A window of the Halorussus pelagicus genome harbors these coding sequences:
- a CDS encoding helix-turn-helix transcriptional regulator has translation MADTDSGGRLRNVLHKRHDVLEVLASRSCTKPELIDLVEKSRSTIDRSVDDLKAVDCIECRDGKYHPTTKGRLALAEHTEYTSITGSLDDAGEILNHLPSDCGISSRFLNGVTIHRGNPHVPGAALDKRNELLHSSERMVGLAPTALCSYPETLVDVVRNHSITVEIVIEDAVFHSLSDVRGDQMEALVDHEQIQFHVVEDSLPYALWIMERPEETYVGITVYENGGVQGVLMNDADEAVSWGKSVYQQYRERIAGHDESDEDGVAVVN, from the coding sequence ATGGCCGACACGGACTCAGGGGGACGACTCCGAAATGTCCTGCATAAACGACATGACGTTCTCGAGGTCCTCGCCAGCCGGTCGTGTACGAAGCCAGAACTGATAGATCTCGTGGAGAAGTCCCGGTCTACAATCGACCGCAGCGTTGACGACCTCAAAGCCGTAGACTGTATCGAGTGCCGTGACGGAAAGTATCACCCGACCACGAAAGGCCGACTCGCTCTCGCCGAACACACCGAGTACACGTCGATTACGGGGAGTCTCGACGACGCCGGTGAAATTCTCAATCACCTACCGAGCGACTGTGGGATAAGCAGCAGGTTCCTCAACGGCGTGACGATTCATCGGGGGAACCCGCACGTACCCGGCGCGGCACTCGACAAGCGCAACGAATTGCTTCACTCCTCGGAGCGGATGGTCGGACTCGCTCCGACCGCGCTCTGTTCGTACCCGGAAACGCTCGTCGATGTCGTTCGTAACCATTCAATCACCGTCGAAATCGTCATCGAGGACGCCGTCTTCCACTCACTCTCGGACGTGAGAGGCGACCAAATGGAGGCGTTGGTAGACCACGAACAGATACAGTTCCACGTCGTCGAGGACTCACTTCCGTACGCGCTGTGGATAATGGAACGCCCCGAGGAAACGTACGTCGGAATTACGGTGTACGAAAACGGTGGCGTACAGGGTGTCCTGATGAACGACGCCGACGAAGCGGTCTCGTGGGGCAAAAGCGTCTACCAGCAGTATCGAGAGCGCATCGCCGGTCACGACGAATCCGACGAAGACGGCGTAGCGGTCGTCAACTGA
- a CDS encoding DUF5786 family protein, protein MGFGSYDESEQKDQENDFDEDDGVNVHENSHEGEVSFDSDASQDELLDQLNDIKNSGDDDEE, encoded by the coding sequence ATGGGTTTTGGTAGCTACGACGAGTCCGAGCAGAAGGACCAAGAAAACGACTTCGACGAAGACGACGGCGTCAACGTTCACGAGAACTCCCACGAGGGCGAGGTTTCGTTCGACTCCGACGCCTCGCAGGACGAACTTCTCGACCAGTTGAACGACATCAAGAACAGCGGCGACGACGACGAAGAGTAA
- a CDS encoding uracil-DNA glycosylase family protein, with the protein MKNVTDRTSNPFGMRPPCPHECDSGVSAVFGYGDANADFHLVGDHPGVHGGRETGVPFTGSAAGERLQPVLNEVGLVGDAYSDDPAVANLFASYRHMCCLPDGTAPSETNYDRLEPFFDAELRAIAAHVLLPVGERATSHVLRTYAAREALLDRADDSTGDSVDGETTTENDRMAELHGDHVPGRGFLVIPVREPTEWGEGDAERLAASLSDLLATDYRQTADLGRFLAEHDTYEVR; encoded by the coding sequence GTGAAGAACGTCACGGACAGAACGAGCAACCCGTTCGGCATGCGGCCGCCCTGCCCTCACGAGTGCGACTCGGGCGTCAGTGCCGTCTTCGGCTACGGCGACGCGAACGCCGACTTCCACCTCGTCGGCGACCATCCGGGCGTCCACGGCGGCCGAGAGACCGGGGTTCCGTTCACCGGAAGCGCCGCGGGCGAACGCCTCCAACCGGTGCTAAACGAGGTCGGACTCGTCGGCGACGCCTACAGCGACGACCCGGCGGTCGCAAACCTCTTCGCCAGCTATCGACACATGTGCTGTCTGCCCGACGGGACCGCCCCGAGCGAGACCAACTACGACCGACTGGAACCGTTCTTCGACGCGGAGTTGCGCGCCATCGCGGCCCACGTCCTCCTGCCGGTCGGCGAGCGCGCGACCAGCCACGTCCTACGGACCTACGCCGCCCGCGAGGCCCTGCTCGACAGAGCGGACGACTCGACTGGTGACTCCGTGGATGGGGAGACGACCACCGAAAACGACCGAATGGCCGAACTCCACGGCGACCACGTTCCGGGCAGGGGCTTTCTGGTGATTCCGGTCCGCGAACCGACCGAGTGGGGCGAGGGCGACGCCGAGCGACTGGCCGCGTCGCTGTCGGACCTGCTGGCGACAGACTACCGCCAGACCGCCGACCTCGGGCGCTTCCTCGCGGAACACGACACCTACGAAGTGCGCTGA
- a CDS encoding MBL fold metallo-hydrolase, with the protein MKRIQLGNTVFEGRNDAYLFDRESGPTTLVDTGVATDDVRQQVRAGLAEYGREFADLDRILLTHWHHDHAGLAGEIQAESDATVYVHEADAPMVAGDGANHRAEIEERNLFERWGMPEEKATELFDFLEVHDEIQGESPTVETFDNGETFDIGDGQLRAVHLPGHADGLSGFEFAEDGETHLLSGDALLPKYTPNVGGADPRVEDPLGTYLDSLARIADAEYDRAWPGHRDPIEDPAARAREIRTHHRERTERVLDVLGERDAADAWTVSADLFGDLSNIHIMHGPGEAWAHLDHLERQGVVARSGAGEHDEYELVERDLDLDAIFE; encoded by the coding sequence GTGAAACGGATTCAACTCGGGAACACCGTCTTCGAGGGGCGCAACGACGCCTACCTGTTCGACCGCGAGTCGGGACCGACGACGCTGGTGGACACCGGCGTCGCCACCGACGACGTGCGCCAGCAGGTCCGGGCGGGACTGGCCGAGTACGGCCGGGAGTTCGCCGACCTCGACCGAATTCTGCTGACTCACTGGCACCACGACCACGCGGGACTCGCTGGCGAGATACAGGCCGAGAGCGACGCGACAGTCTACGTCCACGAGGCCGACGCGCCGATGGTCGCGGGCGACGGAGCGAACCACAGGGCAGAAATCGAGGAGCGCAACCTCTTCGAGCGGTGGGGAATGCCCGAGGAAAAAGCGACCGAACTCTTCGACTTCCTCGAAGTTCACGACGAGATTCAGGGCGAGTCGCCGACCGTCGAGACGTTCGACAACGGCGAGACGTTCGACATCGGCGACGGGCAACTCCGCGCGGTTCACCTGCCGGGCCACGCCGACGGACTGTCCGGGTTCGAGTTCGCGGAAGACGGCGAGACCCACCTCCTCTCAGGCGACGCGCTCCTGCCGAAATACACCCCGAACGTCGGCGGCGCGGACCCCCGCGTCGAAGACCCGCTGGGGACCTACCTCGACTCGCTCGCCCGCATCGCTGACGCAGAGTACGACCGCGCGTGGCCGGGCCACCGCGACCCCATCGAGGACCCCGCGGCGCGAGCGCGCGAGATTCGGACCCACCACCGCGAGCGCACAGAGCGCGTGCTGGACGTTCTTGGCGAGCGCGACGCCGCCGACGCGTGGACCGTCAGCGCCGACCTCTTCGGCGACCTGTCGAACATCCACATCATGCACGGGCCGGGCGAGGCGTGGGCGCATCTCGACCACCTCGAACGGCAGGGCGTCGTCGCCCGGAGTGGCGCGGGCGAACACGACGAGTACGAACTCGTGGAGCGAGACCTCGACCTCGACGCGATATTCGAGTAA
- the tuf gene encoding translation elongation factor EF-1 subunit alpha codes for MPDKPHQNLAIIGHVDHGKSTLVGRLLYETGSVPEHIIEQHKEEAEEKGKGGFEFAYVMDNLAEERERGVTIDIAHQEFQTDEYYFTIVDTPGHRDFVKNMITGASQADNAVLVVAADDGVAPQTQEHVFLARTLGINELIVAVNKMDRVDYEESRYREVVTEVEDLLNQVRFNTEDASFIPISALEGDNVIERSGNMEWYDGELVLESLNNLEEPEPPTDAPLRLPIQDVYTISGIGTVPVGRVETGVLNTGDSVSFQPSDVGGEVKTIEMHHEEVPQAEPGDNVGFNVRGVGKDDIHRGDVCGPADDPPSVADTFTAQIVVMQHPSVITDGYTPVFHAHTAQVACTIESIDQKIDASSGEVEEENPDFIQSGDAAVITVRPQKPLSLEPSSEIPELGSFAVRDMGQTIAAGRVLEVNEG; via the coding sequence ATGCCAGACAAACCGCATCAGAACTTGGCCATCATCGGCCACGTTGACCACGGGAAATCGACGCTCGTGGGACGCCTCCTCTACGAGACGGGGAGCGTGCCCGAGCACATCATCGAACAGCACAAAGAGGAAGCCGAGGAGAAGGGCAAGGGCGGCTTCGAGTTCGCCTACGTGATGGACAATCTCGCCGAGGAGCGCGAGCGCGGCGTCACCATCGACATCGCCCATCAGGAGTTCCAGACCGACGAGTATTATTTCACCATCGTGGACACGCCGGGCCACCGCGACTTCGTGAAAAACATGATTACGGGCGCGTCGCAGGCCGACAACGCGGTGCTGGTCGTCGCCGCCGACGACGGGGTGGCCCCACAGACGCAGGAACACGTCTTCCTCGCGCGGACGCTCGGCATCAACGAACTCATCGTCGCCGTCAACAAGATGGACCGAGTGGACTACGAGGAGAGTCGCTACCGAGAGGTCGTCACCGAAGTCGAAGACCTGCTGAATCAGGTCCGGTTCAACACCGAGGACGCGAGTTTCATTCCCATCTCCGCGCTCGAAGGCGACAACGTCATCGAGCGCAGCGGGAACATGGAGTGGTACGACGGCGAACTCGTCCTCGAATCGCTCAACAACCTCGAAGAACCGGAGCCACCGACCGACGCACCGCTCCGACTGCCGATTCAGGACGTGTACACGATTTCCGGTATTGGGACCGTTCCGGTCGGCCGCGTCGAGACGGGCGTCCTGAACACGGGCGATTCGGTGTCGTTCCAACCGAGCGATGTGGGCGGCGAGGTCAAGACCATCGAGATGCACCACGAGGAGGTCCCGCAGGCCGAACCGGGCGACAACGTCGGGTTCAACGTCCGCGGCGTCGGCAAGGACGACATCCACCGCGGCGACGTGTGCGGCCCGGCCGACGACCCGCCGAGCGTGGCGGACACCTTCACCGCCCAAATCGTCGTGATGCAACACCCGAGCGTCATCACCGACGGTTACACGCCGGTCTTCCACGCCCACACGGCGCAGGTCGCCTGTACCATCGAGTCCATCGACCAGAAGATAGACGCCTCCTCGGGCGAAGTCGAGGAGGAGAACCCCGACTTCATCCAGAGCGGGGACGCCGCCGTCATCACCGTCCGACCGCAAAAGCCGCTCTCGCTCGAACCGTCCTCGGAGATTCCGGAGTTAGGTAGCTTCGCGGTCCGGGACATGGGCCAGACCATCGCGGCGGGGCGCGTGCTGGAGGTCAACGAGGGCTGA
- a CDS encoding FAD-binding and (Fe-S)-binding domain-containing protein — protein MAIRPTDSPDPAEGGDYDYRDEDIERPGLMADLDARVAGDVRFDTYTRQLYATDASIYEQTPIGVVFPTDTDDVASVVSYCAEREIPVLPRGGGTSLAGQTVNEAVVLDFTRHMDGLVSFDPDEAVARAEPGVTLGELNAELAPHDLKFAPDPAWGDKSVLGGAIGNNSTGSHSLKYGKTDAYVEECEVVLADGTVTTLGEVEVETLREDGDPEGDLEARIYAEVARILDEETGEIDARYPDLKRNVSGYNLDVLAAEAETGSVNLAKLLAGSEGTLAVVTEATVSLEPVPETKAVALLTYDDVLDAMEDVSPVLEHDPAAVEVMDDVLLDLASETDEFRDVVGMLPEGTDSVLLVEFYAEDDADGRQKVADLVADRAPGATTETDPSDGAAERTADPHYAVAAMEAHDAEERAKFWKMRKSGLPILLSRTSDEKHGSFIEDTAVPAENLPEFVADFQDVLDDHDTFASYYAHAGPGVLHIRPLVNTKTETGVETMESIADAVTDLVVTYGGSVSGEHGDGRARTQWNRKLYGEDLWRTFRDLKTAFDPDWLLNPGQVCGYDESEELPPRAPERARIVDMTENLRSNADYEFDAGFAPELAWDNDNGLQGMVELCHGCAGCRGDQETTGGVMCPTYRAADEEITSTRGRANMLRQAMSGDLPDEELFSEEFADEVLDLCIGCKGCKHDCPSGVDMAKLKAEIEHERHQREGVGLRTRLFANTETLLSVGSALAPLSNWATKLPGARAAMEKLAGIASERSLPEFRRETLRDWYADRGPQVGAAEADRKAMVLADPYTNYGHPEVGKAAVRALEAANVHVRIPNDVTDSGRPAFSKSLVDEARETARENVRKLAPRIEDGWDLVVAEPSDAVMFQSDYLDLLGDDALAPDAELVAANAYGVCEYVDTFRLDENATFDAPDETLTYHGHCHQKATKKDHHAVGVLRRAGYRVDPLDSGCCGMAGSFGYEAEHYSMSRAIGNILFDQVEDSDGETVVAPGASCRTQLGDREESAAEPPHPVEKLAAALAGR, from the coding sequence ATGGCCATTCGACCGACCGACTCCCCCGACCCCGCCGAGGGCGGGGATTACGACTACCGCGACGAGGATATCGAGCGCCCCGGCCTGATGGCCGACCTCGACGCGCGCGTCGCGGGCGACGTACGCTTCGACACCTACACCCGGCAGTTGTACGCTACCGACGCCAGCATCTACGAGCAGACCCCCATCGGCGTCGTCTTCCCGACCGACACCGACGATGTGGCGTCGGTCGTCTCCTACTGCGCCGAGCGCGAGATTCCCGTCCTCCCGCGGGGCGGCGGCACCAGTCTCGCCGGACAGACCGTCAACGAGGCGGTGGTCCTCGACTTCACCCGGCACATGGACGGTCTCGTCTCGTTCGACCCCGACGAGGCGGTCGCGCGGGCCGAACCCGGCGTCACCCTCGGCGAACTGAACGCCGAACTCGCGCCCCACGACTTGAAGTTCGCGCCCGACCCCGCGTGGGGCGACAAGAGCGTCCTCGGGGGAGCCATCGGAAACAACTCCACGGGGTCCCATTCGCTGAAATACGGCAAGACTGACGCCTACGTCGAGGAGTGCGAGGTGGTCCTCGCGGACGGGACCGTGACGACGCTCGGCGAGGTCGAAGTCGAGACGCTTCGGGAGGACGGCGACCCCGAGGGCGACCTCGAAGCGCGAATCTACGCCGAGGTGGCCCGGATTCTCGACGAGGAGACCGGCGAAATCGACGCGCGCTATCCGGACCTGAAGCGCAACGTCTCGGGGTACAATCTGGACGTTCTCGCGGCGGAAGCCGAAACTGGCTCCGTCAACCTCGCCAAACTGCTCGCGGGGAGCGAGGGGACCCTCGCGGTCGTCACCGAGGCGACCGTCTCGCTCGAACCCGTCCCCGAGACGAAGGCCGTCGCGCTGTTGACCTACGACGACGTTCTCGACGCGATGGAGGACGTTTCGCCCGTCCTCGAACACGACCCGGCCGCCGTCGAGGTGATGGACGACGTACTCCTCGACCTCGCGTCCGAGACCGACGAGTTCCGCGACGTGGTGGGGATGCTCCCCGAGGGCACCGACTCGGTGCTTCTCGTGGAGTTCTACGCCGAGGACGACGCGGACGGCCGTCAGAAGGTCGCGGACCTCGTCGCCGACCGCGCGCCCGGCGCGACCACCGAGACCGACCCGAGCGACGGCGCGGCCGAGCGCACGGCGGACCCCCACTACGCGGTCGCCGCGATGGAGGCCCACGACGCCGAGGAGCGCGCGAAGTTCTGGAAGATGCGCAAGTCCGGTCTCCCCATTTTGCTCTCCAGAACCTCGGACGAAAAGCACGGCTCGTTCATCGAGGACACCGCCGTTCCGGCCGAGAATCTCCCCGAGTTCGTCGCCGACTTTCAGGACGTTCTCGATGACCACGACACGTTCGCCAGTTACTACGCCCACGCCGGGCCGGGCGTCCTCCATATCCGGCCGCTCGTGAACACCAAGACCGAGACGGGCGTCGAGACGATGGAGTCGATCGCCGACGCCGTGACCGACCTCGTGGTCACGTACGGCGGGTCGGTCTCGGGCGAACACGGCGACGGCCGCGCCCGGACCCAGTGGAACCGGAAACTCTACGGCGAGGACCTCTGGCGGACGTTTCGGGACCTCAAGACCGCGTTCGACCCCGATTGGCTCCTGAATCCCGGACAGGTCTGTGGCTACGACGAGTCGGAGGAGTTGCCGCCACGCGCGCCCGAGCGCGCGAGAATCGTAGATATGACCGAGAACCTGCGCTCGAACGCCGACTACGAGTTCGACGCCGGGTTCGCCCCGGAACTCGCTTGGGACAACGACAACGGCCTGCAGGGGATGGTCGAACTCTGTCACGGCTGTGCGGGCTGTCGCGGCGACCAAGAGACCACCGGCGGCGTGATGTGTCCGACTTACCGGGCCGCCGACGAGGAAATAACATCGACTCGCGGCCGGGCGAACATGCTCCGGCAGGCGATGTCCGGCGACCTACCGGACGAAGAACTGTTCAGCGAGGAGTTCGCCGACGAGGTGCTGGACCTCTGTATCGGCTGTAAGGGATGCAAACACGACTGCCCGAGCGGCGTCGATATGGCGAAGCTGAAAGCCGAAATCGAACACGAGCGCCACCAGCGCGAGGGCGTCGGTCTCCGGACTCGCCTGTTCGCTAACACCGAGACCCTGCTCTCGGTGGGGAGCGCGCTCGCGCCGCTCTCGAACTGGGCGACGAAGCTTCCCGGCGCGCGCGCCGCGATGGAGAAACTGGCCGGAATCGCCAGCGAGCGGAGCCTCCCCGAGTTTCGCCGCGAGACGCTTCGAGACTGGTACGCCGACCGCGGGCCGCAAGTCGGCGCGGCGGAGGCCGACCGCAAGGCAATGGTCCTCGCCGACCCGTACACCAACTACGGCCATCCAGAAGTCGGGAAGGCGGCCGTCCGGGCGCTCGAAGCCGCGAACGTCCACGTCCGCATCCCGAACGACGTGACCGACAGCGGGCGGCCCGCTTTCTCCAAGAGCCTCGTGGATGAGGCGCGCGAGACGGCCCGCGAGAACGTCCGGAAACTCGCGCCCCGAATCGAGGACGGATGGGACCTCGTGGTCGCCGAACCCTCCGACGCGGTGATGTTCCAGTCGGACTACCTCGACCTGCTCGGCGACGATGCGCTCGCGCCCGACGCCGAGCTAGTCGCGGCGAACGCCTACGGCGTCTGCGAGTACGTCGATACGTTCCGACTGGACGAGAACGCCACGTTCGACGCACCCGACGAGACGCTGACCTACCACGGCCACTGCCACCAGAAGGCGACCAAGAAGGACCACCACGCGGTCGGCGTCCTTCGGCGCGCTGGCTACCGCGTGGACCCCCTCGACTCGGGGTGTTGCGGCATGGCCGGAAGCTTCGGCTACGAGGCCGAACATTACTCGATGAGTCGAGCTATCGGCAACATCCTCTTCGACCAGGTCGAGGACAGCGACGGCGAGACGGTCGTCGCGCCGGGCGCGTCCTGTCGCACGCAACTCGGCGACCGCGAGGAGTCGGCCGCCGAGCCACCTCATCCCGTCGAAAAGCTGGCCGCGGCGCTCGCCGGGCGGTGA